A window from Desulfotalea psychrophila LSv54 encodes these proteins:
- a CDS encoding J domain-containing protein: MALNVFDSVLLSFVYALITWVCFYSIKKLHWLLKIVPIIFLTSVIGHSPSFGARIMIISFLIMVARELYIKNNCYFLYEIFSNATDFLKNKKNKRKEEENFNSERKSNNENIKEELSQAKERLKKVREEADHQKANHQKAASKPPRERLNIFSEPLTHAELKKAYRLASLKCHPDHVEHLSETLKETANEEFKKLNEAYNKLKKVAQ, encoded by the coding sequence ATGGCTTTAAATGTTTTTGATTCTGTTTTGTTGTCCTTTGTATATGCTTTAATAACTTGGGTCTGTTTTTATTCTATTAAAAAATTACACTGGTTATTAAAAATAGTTCCTATAATATTTCTAACAAGTGTAATTGGTCATTCTCCAAGTTTTGGCGCTAGGATAATGATAATATCTTTTTTGATTATGGTAGCAAGAGAACTATATATAAAAAATAATTGTTATTTTTTATATGAAATATTTAGTAACGCAACTGATTTTTTAAAAAATAAAAAAAATAAGAGAAAAGAAGAAGAGAATTTTAATTCTGAAAGAAAATCAAACAATGAAAACATTAAAGAAGAGTTAAGCCAAGCAAAAGAAAGATTGAAAAAAGTTAGGGAAGAAGCAGACCACCAAAAAGCAAACCACCAAAAAGCAGCCAGTAAACCCCCAAGAGAAAGATTAAATATTTTTTCAGAACCATTAACTCATGCAGAGTTAAAAAAAGCTTATCGTCTAGCTTCATTAAAATGCCACCCTGACCATGTGGAACATCTCTCGGAAACCTTAAAAGAAACGGCTAATGAGGAATTTAAAAAACTTAATGAAGCTTATAATAAACTTAAAAAAGTAGCCCAGTAA